AAATTCAAAACCGCCGTGACCACCGGCAAGCCAGTCCAGGGGACTCTCCCATATGCGGCCACCACGGTCATCGTCGTCGAAGCCCATGGCACGAGATTCCTGGTGGAAAAGACCAGCGCTCTGCCAGTACATTCCCAGCTTTCCGTAAAGGTACGGAATCGGAAGGCCATAGCTTGCCGCCAAGTAGACTTCGGGAGAGGCGTACTCGAATTCGCCGGAGGACCAGACTGCAGCAGAAGAAGTCCAGCCCTTCAAAAAACCGGACACGTAAAGTTCATCTACCACATGATAGCGAAGGCCCACATCGGAACGGAAGCCGAAACCGGACTGGTCCATATCGCGGTAGACACCATGGAAGGATACACCCAGATCTAGACGATCAAGAATTTTCTTACCGAAGGAGACGGAGAACATCCAGTCTGCAATAGAAAGCGTATTGTAGATAGATCCAGACGGAAGCGGTTCACCATCCTTGATATACGGGATGTCGTCGGCACCGAATCGGGCAAAAGCAACGCCAATGCCCTGGCCCTTGCCAAGAGGAACCACCGCAGAAGCATAATCGTACTTGGTATTTTCGTAATACTCCGTATGGGACAAGGATGCCCAGCCATAATTCACGTTGGCCAGCTGATACGGATTGAAGGACAAACCAAGGTAGTCGCCATCTACAGCCATCGCAGCAGAACCTATAGCCGCAGAGCGTGCGCCAGGTTCCACATCAAAAGATGCATTTGCACCAGACACTCGGTCGGCAGCAAAGGAGACATTCGCAAAAACGAACGCAGCAGCGCATGCAACGATGCGACGGCACGTCAGCTTTTCAAAAAAAGATTTTTTTCCTGCGAATGTCATAACTTGACTTTCAAGATAGATTATTTTTGGTTACGAATCTTTCATAGAATATACAAAATGATTCTTTCTGAACAAATCCGGCAGTTTTTAACCCATATCGAAGTTCAGCGACGCTTTTCGCCGCGGACTGTGGACACCTATGGGAAGTCCCTAGAAAAATTCGCCGCGCATTTGAGAGAGAACCACCAGAATCAGGAACCTTCCTTAGACGCCTTTACCGAAGCTAGCGTAAAAACATTCGTCTGGAACCTGAAAATAAAACAAGGCCTGGCACCTGCAAGTATTTGCGAACATCTAGCGGCGTTAAAAAGCTTCGGCAAGTACCTGGTCCGTTCCATGGTCCTTCAAACAAACCCTGCAGGGAACGTTCCCATGCCCAAGCGCCCCAAGCGCTTGGTGTCCTTCATGAGCCAGAAGGACCTTGCCGAGGAGAAGTTTCCCGAACCAGAGAACCCCACGCTGCCTCAGGTCCGCGCCCGCCTCCTGCTGGAACTGATCTACGGTTCCGGCCTACGAATTTCCGAATGCCAGAGGCTCTGCTGGAACCAGATTCAAGAAAAGGAACACTTGGTACGCGTATTCGGTAAGGGCAGCAAGGAGCGAATCGTTCCCATTACCGAAGCATTGCTTCAACGTATAATTGCCTTCAAGCAAATGGAGGCCGAAGCAGGACACCTGCCCACCCCCACCGGTTACGTATTCCTAAGCGACGACGGCAAACCATTCAGCATACGAACTTTGCGAAACGACATCCACAACCTGCTCCGCGCCATCGGTTGGGAGGGCAAGGCCAGCCCACACGTTCTTCGCCACAGCTTCGCCACCCATCTGCTGGAAAATGGCGCTGAAATCATGAGCGTCAAGGAAATGCTTGGTCACGAAAGCATTTCCACAACGCAAGTCTACACTCACGTCAGCGCGGAACGACTCCGCGAAGCATTTAAGAAGACTCATCCCCGCGCTTAGAGCCCGGCCGAAGACTCCCCCATAGCACAACCCTATGTTTAGAACAAAAAAACGGGCGTGAAATAGCCCGTTTTATTTTTGTTTAGGACTTCGGTTCTGGACTGAAGGGAGTCCCGCAATATGCTTTAAAGGAAACTTCCCTTCACGCCCACAGCAATTGTCCATTGCTGTCCCAGGTCACTCCAGTCCGGAGCATTCCATTCACGCATAGGCTTTTCATCGTATTCGTTTTCAGGATTGGCAGCGTTGGCTTTATCATGAATAGGAATAGACAGAGCAAGGAAAATCGGGAAGTCCGCATTGGAGAATTCAATTCCATAGGCAAAGGCCGCAGACCAGGCCTTGTGATCCGGATCCGGACGCGGGTCATACTTGCCTGCAGTTTCAGAGGAAATCCAGGCAACGCCAAGAGGAACAGAGAAACTCATACCGAAAGACTGGACAATTCCTGCACGACCGCGGTAACCATAGGCAATAGAACCACCGACTGAAGGAGGTGTGTATGCGCCCAAGTCATTTTCACCATACGGTTTGAAATGATAATTGAAGCGGTCGCCCTTGTGCTTCAAATCTTTCCAATAGGTATCATTAAATTCGTTCTCACCGGAGAACAAGTGCATGGCAAAGGGATGGGTGTAAGTCAAGCCGTAGAGCCAAATGCCCTTATCTGTATCGCGACTGTAATCCCAGCCTAAAGTCAGGCTATAGAGACCGGAGCCCTTCTGGAAACTGCTGGGCAAAATAAGTTCCGCAGCATCGGTACCACGCTTGATATCGTACTGACCCGTCGGAAGAGACAAACTTGCAGAAAGCGAAGCTGCGCCGCCGCTGCCAATGGTCTTGCTGAAATCAAAGGACAAATCCCCAAGGCCACCCGTAGAACGGTCTGCCGGAATCTGGTTAGTACGATACTGAACTTCGCCTCGATGGCTCATCCAAGGAATACTGACACCCAGTTTGGTGGACCAGGTCGGTTTGATGGACAAATGAGGGGTCAATGTCAAGCCGGAGAAATTCTGGCCCACGGAATACTTGGTAAATGCCTCGACTTCAAGATAACCGCCAGAGACACCCTGGCCGATCCACTTAATGCCATCACTGGCTCCACCGCCAGAACCACCAGCACCACAACCACCAATGGATTCCCAAGGTGTAGCAACTTCAACCGGAGCCTTAAAGCCAGCGACAAAAGCAGTCGCACAAACTGCAACCAGGGCGCCAACAGACCAAACTTTCTTTGAAAGCATTTTCATTCTAAGCCTCACGGAAGTTTAAGCAAGAAAGCCTTGCTATCGCCAGTTGCCAAAAAACGTCCATCAGAAGAACGACCACCAATCATAGGAACGGGAGCCACTTCCCTTGTATCACCAATCCATTCCACGGCAAGATCAGCAGGCGCATCTGCCATCAAGGAAACTTCACGCATTGCAGTTCGGCCACCAGAGCCGTCGTGCATGGAAACTTCAGACAAGTCGTCCTGTTGACCGGTCATCATTTCTCCACTGGGGAACTCTGCCCAAAGAACAAAAGTACGACCTTCATAGGCAAACCAATGAGGCTGTGCAGGCATGGACATCATTCCACTTTGCTTTTCCATCAAAACCGGAGAAGAATTTTCCGAAACCTGCTGTACATAAGAGTTCCAACCGGTTTTTGTTTTTTCAACAACGTTGTAGACAACAAAGTTTCCATCGGGAGAAAGCAAAGGACTTTCAATATAGCCACTGCCGATATCCGCAGGCATTTTCATTTTCTTCGGATTAGCCAAAGCCTTTTTCAAGTCTTTTTCGGATTTCACACCAGAGAAATCCACAAACTTAATACCCTCTTTTTCGTCCACATAAGTCAAGCGAACATTATTGGTACCAAAGAAACCTTCAATGGTAGAGGCATCGGCTGTCGTATCAATTTTTGCGGAAGGATCCACCCACAAGTGCGGCGTAGCCTGTTCGCTAATGCTATCGCTATAGAACGTGAACCTTTTCTTATCACTCATTCGAATAGCGACAATACCGTAGTCCAAATCCCTACCACACTTTTCATTAACCATGTATGCCCTAAGGGTAACAACAAAGGCACCATGGGTACTCCATTCCGGGTCCTGGAACTGGCAATCGCCAAGAGCGGAATCCGCCTTCACATACCAAAGAACTGTATTGGACGTGTCGGTCACCGTCAATCGGTCATGCTGAATCACCTTTGTCGTATTATAGGCGGAATCGTCGGTATTGACAGTCAGCTTACCACCAAAATTCAACCACAACATAGATGCCGGATAATTCACCGTATCCTGAGTGACAGAGGGGTTACAAACCTGCAAAAAACCATTCAACTTGTAGAGGTCTCCGATTTCGGATTTTGCGGACCCGGATTCACTGCTGTCAGCTATAAACTGTTCCGGCTCATACACACAAGCGGAAAAAAACAGCATGGACACAATTGTTGTCAATAAAATCTTCTTCATCAAGGGAAAATATACAAAAGTCCCTAAGGATTTTTGCACCATTCCAATCGGGTTTTCCTGATAAAGCGCAGATAAACACAGAATATAATGGTTCCCGTAACCAGCCAACTCATGGGGTAACAGACCATAAGTGCCGCAAAAGTATTGTACTTCGGGAACATCAGGAACACCCAGGAGATTCTGACACCGCAAATACCGAATACGCAAATCAAGGCGGGAACCATGGACTGTCCCATACCGCGAAGAGCCCCGGAACAGACATCAATCAAAACATTGATAAATTCCAGGCCGATGACGATATAGACTCGGTAAGCACCGGTCTGGATAATGGCTTCGTCATTGGTAAATATGGAAAGGATGGGGTGATAGAAAATAGAAGTCAAGGCACCCAGCAGGAACGTGGAGGACGCCGCCAGGAGAATGGTCCAGCGGACAACTTTTCTGCAACGGTCCAAATTTTTCGCACCGTAGTTCTGCCCCACAAAAGTCACGCAGGCGTGGCCAAAGGAACTGAGCCAGAAGTACACAATCAGTTCCGGATTCATGGCCGCTGCAGATGCGGCCACTGCTGTGGACCCAAGCGAATTGATAGCCGACTGGATACAGACATTGCTAAAGGAGAACACGGCGCCCTGCACGCCAGCAGGCAATCCAATCTTGACGATTCTGCCGAGGATATATGGCGTAACGCGGAGTTTCCAAAATTCAAACTTGAAGGGACCGGTTTCACGTTTCAAGAAAAACAGTAAAGTCAAGGCACTGATGACATTGGCAATTACCGTCGCAACAGCAACACCATCCACATCCATGTGGAAGCCGATAACAAAAACAATGTTCAGAACCAAATTGATTGCACCAGCTACAAGCAACACGTAGAACGGACGCTTTGTATCGCCCTTGCTTCGTAACAATGCTGCACAGAAATTGTACAACATAATGAAGGGCATGCCCACGAAATAAATCTTGAAATACAGTGCCGCAGAATCGATAATATCTTCTGGTGTTGAAATCAGGGAAAGAATCGGGTGAGCAAAAAAGATTCCAACCAAGGCAAGCAACACGCCGCAAATCAGGGAAACAGCAATCGCAGTATGAACCCCCCGGGAAACAGAACGGGAACTGCGTTCACCAAGAGCGTTGGCCACCACCACATTGGCCCCGATGGAAAGGCCCACAAAAAGGTTCACCATCAAGTTGATGACGAAAGTATTCGCCCCCACGGCGGCCAAAGCCTTATCGCCAGCAAACTTACCTACAACGGCGACATCGGCAGAATTGAACAACTGCTGAAAGATGGAACTCGCAGCTAGAGGCACGGCAAACTTCAGGATTTTATCCCAAATCGAGCCCGTCAGCAAATCCATATTTTTAGCAGTAGCCATAATCGGGTCCAAATTTAGTTTTTTGGACCTCTCGCCTAAAGGGTAATTACTAACTTTGTGGCGTAAATTTTTGGGACGAGACAATCCGTCCCCACAAACGGAGATTATCATGGGTTTTAAATGTGGTATCGTAGGCCTGCCGAACGTCGGCAAGAGCACCATCTTTAACGCAATCACCAATGCAGGCGCAGAAGCAGCAAACTATCCTTTCTGCACCATCGACCCCAACGTGGGTATGGTGAACGTTCCGGACGCACGTCTGGACGCTCTGGTAAAGGTCTACAATCCCAAGTCCATCGTTCCTGCCGTCACTGAATTCGTGGACATCGCAGGTCTCGTGAAGGGTGCAGCAAACGGCGAAGGTCTGGGCAACCAGTTCCTCACCCACATCCGCGAATGCCAGGCTATCATGGAAGTGGTCCGCTGCTTCGACGACGGCGACATCGTTCACGTTCACGGTTCCGTGGATCCGGTTCGCGACGTGGATATCATCGAAACCGAACTTATCTTGAAGGATCTGGAATCCGTCGAAAAGCGTCTCGCTACCGAAGCAAAGAATGCACGTATGGGTGGTGCCGAAGCTAAGGCACGTCTCGCCGCTTGCGAAAAGCTCCGCGACGCATTCCAGGAAGGCAAAGCCGCCCGCGGTCTCGCAGGTGAAAGCGAAGAAATGGACCAGATTATCAAGGACCTGGCCCTTCTTACCGCAAAGCCCCTCTTCTACTGCGCCAACGTGAAGGAAGACGACATCCTCACCGGCAACGCCTACGTAGACGCTCTTAAGGAATACGCAGCAAAGAATGGTCACGAAGTCATCATGATCAGCGGCAAAATCGAAGAAGAACTTTCTCAGATGGAACCGGCCGACAAGGTGGAATTCCTGAAGGATCTTGGCCTTGCAGAATCCGGCCTCGACGCTGTGGTCCGCAAGGGTTACGAAATTCTCGGCCTCCGCACCTTCCTCACCGCAGGCGAAAAGGAATGCCGTGCATGGACCTT
The Fibrobacter sp. genome window above contains:
- a CDS encoding tyrosine-type recombinase/integrase, encoding MILSEQIRQFLTHIEVQRRFSPRTVDTYGKSLEKFAAHLRENHQNQEPSLDAFTEASVKTFVWNLKIKQGLAPASICEHLAALKSFGKYLVRSMVLQTNPAGNVPMPKRPKRLVSFMSQKDLAEEKFPEPENPTLPQVRARLLLELIYGSGLRISECQRLCWNQIQEKEHLVRVFGKGSKERIVPITEALLQRIIAFKQMEAEAGHLPTPTGYVFLSDDGKPFSIRTLRNDIHNLLRAIGWEGKASPHVLRHSFATHLLENGAEIMSVKEMLGHESISTTQVYTHVSAERLREAFKKTHPRA
- a CDS encoding MATE family efflux transporter gives rise to the protein MATAKNMDLLTGSIWDKILKFAVPLAASSIFQQLFNSADVAVVGKFAGDKALAAVGANTFVINLMVNLFVGLSIGANVVVANALGERSSRSVSRGVHTAIAVSLICGVLLALVGIFFAHPILSLISTPEDIIDSAALYFKIYFVGMPFIMLYNFCAALLRSKGDTKRPFYVLLVAGAINLVLNIVFVIGFHMDVDGVAVATVIANVISALTLLFFLKRETGPFKFEFWKLRVTPYILGRIVKIGLPAGVQGAVFSFSNVCIQSAINSLGSTAVAASAAAMNPELIVYFWLSSFGHACVTFVGQNYGAKNLDRCRKVVRWTILLAASSTFLLGALTSIFYHPILSIFTNDEAIIQTGAYRVYIVIGLEFINVLIDVCSGALRGMGQSMVPALICVFGICGVRISWVFLMFPKYNTFAALMVCYPMSWLVTGTIIFCVYLRFIRKTRLEWCKNP
- the ychF gene encoding redox-regulated ATPase YchF, which translates into the protein MGFKCGIVGLPNVGKSTIFNAITNAGAEAANYPFCTIDPNVGMVNVPDARLDALVKVYNPKSIVPAVTEFVDIAGLVKGAANGEGLGNQFLTHIRECQAIMEVVRCFDDGDIVHVHGSVDPVRDVDIIETELILKDLESVEKRLATEAKNARMGGAEAKARLAACEKLRDAFQEGKAARGLAGESEEMDQIIKDLALLTAKPLFYCANVKEDDILTGNAYVDALKEYAAKNGHEVIMISGKIEEELSQMEPADKVEFLKDLGLAESGLDAVVRKGYEILGLRTFLTAGEKECRAWTFEAGFKAPQCAGVIHSDFERGFIRAETLSYADFEKYGSWNAAKEAGVLRTEGKEYVVQDGDIMLFRFNV